GTTTTCGCCCGTCACATTGTAGGCCGTGCGATAGGAGGTGGAGTAGAAATAAGAGTGATACATGGCATGGAAATAGGCGCGGTTCACGGTGGGACGATTGTACTTCATCAGTCCCATGAACTCTTTCTCCAGACGCACCAGCTCATCGTAAGCATCAATCAGTTGCTTGCCATTGTTGGCCGCATAGGTCTTGAAGTGTGCGGTGGAGAATGTGAGGTGAGCGTGCTTGCCCAACACGTCGAAATATTCATCGACGGCTGCATGGAGGTACTTCTGCCAATCGGACGCCTGATGCTTCTGCGAGTCGAAATATCCGTTCACCTTTCCGGTGGCAAAGTGAATCTTGACCTGAGGCGCCGACTGATAATCGGGGGTATGATAGAATACATATATCAGCCCTCTGTTCCTCATTTTCAGTTTGTTCACTCCCTCCGAAAGCGAATAGTACGACGCATTCCCATAACCGTCACCTCCGGGTTTGTTCAGATTCTGTACTTTCAAGCCGAGTTCATATCCTCCGGTGGAGCCTACGAAGACGATAAGCTCGTCGTTCTCATCGACACTGATGCCGGTAGGATTGTCGAGCAGGCTCAACGTGGAGGTCTTGTTCGTGCCCGCCCAGTCATCGGGATGCGGCCAAGCACGGTAGTTCTGGATGCGAAACTCGTGCGGATAGCTTCCTTTGTGTAGATAGTAGGCAATGTTGCGATAGAGGTTGTTCGGCACTTTCTCAATCTCTTCGAGCGAGACGCCGGGCTTCAGTTCCGAACAGGTGAGGTCGGTAAACAGCGTAAGCGGGTCAAAGTTGTCGAGGTTGTGGCGATAGAACTCCATCTCGGCGCACGAGGCAAACCCCTGCCCGTCTCCGTGACCCGATTTCACGACAAACTTCACGGACAACGGCTTTATCAGAGGCTTGTCCAGGATGACTTTCGCCGCCACCGAAGAGCCTTTGAAATCATAGTCTTTCACTTTCGCATAATTGGGAGCGGCTTGCGTGGACGCCCAAATCTCCACTTCTTTGAAATGACCATTGTAGCCCGTGGCGCGGGGATAGTAAATCAGGTAGTCGATGCTTTCCTGATTCTCGAAGAAATACTCCAGCGTAATGGGAAAATAATGGTCTCCCTGATTGCTCCACGACGAGTGGTACAGGGTGTTGTAATCGCCGTCGAACGATTTTTCGATTTCCCCGCCTTGCGGCTGGAAAGAGCTTGCCTTAGCATGGCTCACGGGCACTTTCACGTCATCCTTGATGTCGCCGTTGCTCTCGCCCGCATAGCCCGTTTGCGCTTTCTGCGTCACCGGGATTCGCTTTTCCAGTGTTCCGTCCTTCTGCTTTACAACCAGCTCGGTGGTACGCGCCGCTTCCGTGACATTGAACGACACGCTGAAGCGATGCGCCTTCTTCACCATTCCTGCGGTGCGCGTATCGGCCATGGGCTTAATCCAGGCTACATCCGCCGGGATGCTGATGTCGTATTCCACGTTAGCCGTCACTTCCAGGTTTATCTCTCCGCCGCCGGCTGCGACGGTGAACATCCCGGAAGAGAGCAGCAGGGCGGGAGCCATGCCCAGTTGTTCCACAACGATGATTTCGGAAAGACGGCCGACCGTCACCTTGATTTCTCCGTGCCGTTTCTCGTCTCCCTCGTTTGCGGACACGTTGATCCTCAGTATGGAGCCTCGCCGTTGCGTATGGAGCCATGCTCCGGCGTCGCCTTGGACGTCGGCTGTCCAATGGCCGTCGTTCGTCTTTATCTGAACCTCGAATGAGGAAGCCGTCTCAGCAAAGTTCACCGTTTTCGGCTCGACGGTAAGAGACGGTATCTCGTCTTCCTGCTTGTCGCTGCACGCAAACGCCAGGAAAGCGGATAAGAGGCACGAAAATAGAATGCTTGGTTTCATGTAGATTCGTTCTTGATAGGTTTTACTTTTTTTGATATGATTCTGCAAAAATATATTTTTTAGCCGTCGAGCCGTCGATTTTCCGTCAAAGTTATTTTTTTGGAGAACTTGGGCAGGTTCATGGCGACAATGAAGGCTTCGAATGATAGAGAAAAAAAAGATGTCAGGTCAGTGGAATTGCGGCGGTTGTAAAATAAAAGCCCGTCAAAGTCGAGAGGGTGCGCCAAGAACGCTTTTATGCCTTTCTTGTGCGAGTTTCACTCCGGCACACCCTCAAGAATTTTGTCAGGCGTTACAATACGGTTGTTTCTCCCGTCTCGGGGTCGAACATTTCGAGTTTATACTTGTACAGCTTGATTTCGGCCAGAGAAAACCACAACTCGCCACCGTGAGGCTCAAGCACTTCGAACCATACATACTGCATTGCGGACGGAAGAATGTAGCCCGGAGACTCCACTTCACTACCGCTTCCTTCGGGCATTCCCTCGAACTTCGCCACCTTATGCGCATTGAAGTCTGCCGGATTGTAAGTGGCTCCGTCGAAAGTTTCGCTCACCCACAGATTCATTCTTTTCGGGCGATTGTTGTTGTTGGCATTCGTACGGTTTTTGAGGAAGAAGCTCAACGTATTGGTTTTTACGGGCATCTCCATCACGATGTAGTGCGGAAAAGGCTTGGGATTGCTCCAACTGAAGTGCAGAATCGTGTTGTAGTTATCGTCTACCAAGCTGGCCACCAATCCTTCGTTGTCCTGCTGCGGGTTGCTCGCCCATATCCGGGTGGGGTCTATCTTCATCTGTTCCTTGGAGTCGGAAATCACTTTGGTTTTCTTGGGCAGAGCGAGCGACTCGGCAGTTATGGTGCGCACTTCTCCTTCGCGTCCCTTGGCGGTTACGGGCATCAGCTTGAACTCGATAGGTCCGTAGCGTTTCAGCAATCCGTCGATGACAATGTGGTCGGCATACACGCTGGCCAGACGAATATGCTTCTTGCCCGTGCCGGGATGCGTATAAGTGACCCGGATGTATTCGTAATTGGCCGCTTCCGGAATCTTCCAGCTTATTTTGACGGCCCCCTCCTGCGACTCGGCAGTCAGGGAAGAAGCTTCGATTGCCACAGGCTGTGGGCCCATATCTTCTTTCTGGCAACTCGTAAGTGCAAGCAGCTCAATGGCTCCTGCAAAGGCATACAAAAATAAAAGTTTCATATCTTATATAAAATGGATTTAAGCGTTAATAACCGGGATTGTTCACAAGTTTGGGATTCCTGTTGACGTCATCGCTCGGTATGGGCAACAGATAGTTCTTCGGCGCTTCGAATTTGCGCTCGAAAGGGATTTCCCTGAGTTTTGCAAAGTCGTCGATGGTATTTCCCTCGATGTTGAGTCCCTGAGCTTTCTTGCTGAAAGTTTCTTGGGCAATCATCCAGCGACGCATGTCCCAGAAGTTTTGATTTTCGAGATAAAGCTCTATCTGGCGTTCCTGACGCACGATTTGGCGCAGTTTGTCCTTATTGAGTTCGGCCACACCCGCCCATGCTTTCTCCACGGTGGGAATGCCCGCACGTGTGCGCACCTTGTTCAGGTAAGTCTTGGCGGCATCCAGTTCGCCCGTCTCCACGCATGCTTCGGCATAGCCCAGATAGAGGTCGGCCAAACGGATGACAGGCCACGGATATACTGTGCGGTTGGGGCCTCCTTTTTTCATAACCATGTTAGGATCTGTACCTTTCTTATTAAGGTATCCGCCGGGCGAATAGTTGTTGGTGCGATTCTTGCGTCCCTGATTGCCATTCTTCAGGAAGTTCAGGAGCACGCGTCCCCGTTCGCTCATGTAGGAAGGAATGGGGTATGCGTTGTCGTCGCCGTTCATCACTTCATAGTATCCGCCTTGGAAGCCCACCCAAGCATAGAAGCGAGGTTCGCGGTTGAGGTTGAAGGCAATGGTCTTCTCTCCCTCCTTGCCGTAGGCGGCATGATCGGCGTCTATGCTGACAACCGCCAGCTTGTCGTTCGACTTGAATTCAGGATCTTCATCCCACGGCAACCCGTTCTTCGTATAGAAACGGTTCAACATGATCCAAGTGAGCGACACGCCGTTGGCGCCTTGGTCCGCGGACGTTTTAGGCGAACATTTCAGTTGTATATCATAGTAACCTTCTCCTCGCGTGTCAGCAAACAGCACTTCAGGATTTTCCGATCCTTTCCAATCAAGGGTCAGGGTACGCATGCGGCGTACGATGCCTTTGTCCGGAAATTTGTTTGCCGAACCATCTTCGCCCCGATAGGCGTCGTTGACGTAAAGGGCATGTCCATTGCTCTCGGCCAGTTTGATGGCCTCCATCAGAGCCTCCCTTGCTTTCGTCCACTTCTGGGCATCGTATGTAGCGGGCATCAGTGCTA
Above is a window of Bacteroides helcogenes P 36-108 DNA encoding:
- a CDS encoding M60 family metallopeptidase — protein: MKPSILFSCLLSAFLAFACSDKQEDEIPSLTVEPKTVNFAETASSFEVQIKTNDGHWTADVQGDAGAWLHTQRRGSILRINVSANEGDEKRHGEIKVTVGRLSEIIVVEQLGMAPALLLSSGMFTVAAGGGEINLEVTANVEYDISIPADVAWIKPMADTRTAGMVKKAHRFSVSFNVTEAARTTELVVKQKDGTLEKRIPVTQKAQTGYAGESNGDIKDDVKVPVSHAKASSFQPQGGEIEKSFDGDYNTLYHSSWSNQGDHYFPITLEYFFENQESIDYLIYYPRATGYNGHFKEVEIWASTQAAPNYAKVKDYDFKGSSVAAKVILDKPLIKPLSVKFVVKSGHGDGQGFASCAEMEFYRHNLDNFDPLTLFTDLTCSELKPGVSLEEIEKVPNNLYRNIAYYLHKGSYPHEFRIQNYRAWPHPDDWAGTNKTSTLSLLDNPTGISVDENDELIVFVGSTGGYELGLKVQNLNKPGGDGYGNASYYSLSEGVNKLKMRNRGLIYVFYHTPDYQSAPQVKIHFATGKVNGYFDSQKHQASDWQKYLHAAVDEYFDVLGKHAHLTFSTAHFKTYAANNGKQLIDAYDELVRLEKEFMGLMKYNRPTVNRAYFHAMYHSYFYSTSYRTAYNVTGENERRTLLDVNELKKSPWGPAHEQGHSFQTRPGFKWHGMTEVTNNVHSLYVQTEWGNASRIESEAMGRFNNRYEKAYYNSFVKHVPHPGEEDVFCKLVSLWQLQLYFSNARGKTDFYKDLYEKIRTSPDQPDPGAQQLEFVKMVCDIAQADLTDFFRKWGYLSPFDGEIDDYGKRRFLLEQNRIDKAVAEIKAKNYPSTGEKIEYICDSNWKVFKDRLPVHQGTAVKSGKTITMTGWQNVAAYEVYDGDTSVFVSNRPSFSLDTEVGSGIKVMAVAYDGSKTEVKF
- a CDS encoding DUF4959 domain-containing protein; protein product: MKLLFLYAFAGAIELLALTSCQKEDMGPQPVAIEASSLTAESQEGAVKISWKIPEAANYEYIRVTYTHPGTGKKHIRLASVYADHIVIDGLLKRYGPIEFKLMPVTAKGREGEVRTITAESLALPKKTKVISDSKEQMKIDPTRIWASNPQQDNEGLVASLVDDNYNTILHFSWSNPKPFPHYIVMEMPVKTNTLSFFLKNRTNANNNNRPKRMNLWVSETFDGATYNPADFNAHKVAKFEGMPEGSGSEVESPGYILPSAMQYVWFEVLEPHGGELWFSLAEIKLYKYKLEMFDPETGETTVL
- a CDS encoding RagB/SusD family nutrient uptake outer membrane protein, which gives rise to MKLLFKIFALTLAMLCSVSCDFLDVVPDERTTDTDTYTGRNNGIDYLYSCYAYLPNPANTPGGLDLLTGDEVITAFEHETFAAFPKGNYSASSPVISYWNTFFQGIRQCYMFMERIDKFPDTTDAEKNDYRAQAKFLIAYYHFLLSRAYGPILLIKETPSTDILASEYPTRVPYDECVAWICDLLDEAAKDLPAKRDIKSQYGLATSIMAKSVKAKMLLYAASPLFNGGIVDFKDKEGVALMPATYDAQKWTKAREALMEAIKLAESNGHALYVNDAYRGEDGSANKFPDKGIVRRMRTLTLDWKGSENPEVLFADTRGEGYYDIQLKCSPKTSADQGANGVSLTWIMLNRFYTKNGLPWDEDPEFKSNDKLAVVSIDADHAAYGKEGEKTIAFNLNREPRFYAWVGFQGGYYEVMNGDDNAYPIPSYMSERGRVLLNFLKNGNQGRKNRTNNYSPGGYLNKKGTDPNMVMKKGGPNRTVYPWPVIRLADLYLGYAEACVETGELDAAKTYLNKVRTRAGIPTVEKAWAGVAELNKDKLRQIVRQERQIELYLENQNFWDMRRWMIAQETFSKKAQGLNIEGNTIDDFAKLREIPFERKFEAPKNYLLPIPSDDVNRNPKLVNNPGY